The following proteins come from a genomic window of Nicotiana tomentosiformis chromosome 12, ASM39032v3, whole genome shotgun sequence:
- the LOC104120298 gene encoding uncharacterized protein, whose protein sequence is MSSSENPEIVERVFGNKEKEEKEDKKDEQKGGFIEKVKDFIQDIGEKIEETIGFGKPTADVTEIHIPHINLKKAEIVVDVLVKNPNPVPIPLIDINYLIDSDGRKLVSGLIPDAGTIHAHGSETVKIPVNLVYDDIKNTYHDIQPGSIIPYRIKVDLIVDVPVFGRLTLPLEKTGEIPIPYKPDIDLEKIHFERFSFEETVAVLKLKLENKNNFDLALNSLDYDLWLSDVNVGGAELEKSAKLEKNGISYIDIPITFRPKDFGSALWDMIRGRGTGYTMKGNINVDTPFGAMKLPISKEGGTTRLKKNKEDGGDDDEDED, encoded by the exons ATGTCGTCTTCGGAAAATCCAGAGATTGTTGAGAGGGTTTTCGGGAACAAGGAGAAGGAGGAGAAAGAAGACAAGAAAGATGAGCAAAAGGGTGGGTTTATTGAAAAAGTTAAGGACTTTATCCAAGATATTGGTGAGAAAATCGAAGAAACAATTGGTTTTGGAAAACCAACTGCAGACGTAACTGAAattcatattcctcatatcaatcTTAAAAAAGCTGAAATAGTCGTTGATGTGCTTGTGAAGAATCCAAACCCCGTCCCAATTCCTCTCATTGACATAAACTATTTAATTGATAGTGATGGAAGGAAACTGGTTTCTGGATTAATCCCCGATGCTGGAACAATCCATGCGCATGGTTCAGAGACTGTCAAAATACCAGTTAATCTGGTTTATGATGACATCAAAAATACATACCACGATATACAACCTGGAAGCATCATTCCATATAGGATCAAGGTTGACCTCATAGTTGATGTGCCTGTTTTTGGTAGGCTAACTCTTCCACTTGAGAAAACTGGCGAGATTCCTATACCTTACAAGCCAGATATTGATCTTGAGAAAATCCATTTTGAGAGGTTCTCTTTCGAGGAAACTGTAGCAGTTCTTAAGTTGAAGCTGGAAAACAAGAACAATTTTGATCTTGCGCTCAATAGCCTTGATTATGATCTTTGGCTATCCGACGTCAATGTTGGCGGTGCAGAGCTGGAGAAATCAGCTAAACTTGAAAAGAACGGAATCAGCTATATTGATATCCCCATAACCTTCAGGCCGAAGGACTTTGGCTCTGCTCTTTGGGACATGATCAGAGGGAGAGGTACTGGCTATACCATGAAAGGTAATATTAATGTGGACACACCCTTTGGAGCAATGAAGTTACCCATTAGCAAGGAGGGGGGTACAACCCGTCTCAAGAAGAACAAAGAAGATGGGGGAGACGATGATGAAGATGAG GATTGA
- the LOC138902431 gene encoding uncharacterized mitochondrial protein AtMg00810-like, translating to MKDLGKTKFCLGLQIEQMKDGIFVHQSTFTEKILKRFYMDKAHPLSTPMVVRSLDINKDPFRPHENDGELLGDETPYLSAIGALMHLANNTRPDITFAIQIIKTCNLYQIVCSAYQS from the exons atgaaagatcttggaaagacaaaattttgtcttggtctacaaattgagcaaatgaaagatggaatttttgtccatcaatcaactttTACCGAAAAGATCCTTAAAcgtttttatatggataaagcacatccattgagtaccccgatggttgtgagatcactagatataaataaagatccatttcgacctcatgaaaatgatggagagcttcttggtgatgaaactccatatcttagtgcaattggggcaCTAATGCATCTTGCAAATAATACTCGACCAGATATAACTTTTGCA ATTCAGATCATTAAAACTTGCAACTTGTATCAGATTGTCTGCTCTGCTTATCAGTCTTGA